The following proteins come from a genomic window of Terribacillus aidingensis:
- the murF gene encoding UDP-N-acetylmuramoyl-tripeptide--D-alanyl-D-alanine ligase, translating into MLFSSDFLYDVFPDATKQQEFTIAEVNTDSRKEAPNSLFVPIRGERFDAHAFIEQAVAQGAVASLWDRSLPIPEAASSIVLFLVDDTLEALQRLAKAHREAIDPIVVGITGSNGKTTTKDLVTSVLKEKYEVLATKGNLNNHIGLPLTVLSMQPSCEVLVLEMGMSNFGEIELLSHIAQPDYAIITNIGESHIEFLGSREGIAKAKSEITAGLAEDGVLIIDGDEPLLAFHHDKKTTITCGFEDHNKQQLKIEKTLDAATAFSVNGENYTFSLLGAHNVRNAGYAIVLGRELGVSQQLIQQALHTPSMTGMRMEQLAGKNGSKIINDAYNASPTSMKAAIQTVQSLPFARRILVLGDIYEIGDESKSYHRQIAEAITSDTTHVFTVGEDSDEITDALKGTSITAVHFTDKDSLAETVLQLLQPDTIVLLKASRGMKLESILDTIAVMEEN; encoded by the coding sequence ATGCTATTTTCAAGTGATTTCCTATATGATGTATTCCCTGATGCTACGAAACAGCAGGAATTCACGATTGCTGAAGTGAATACCGACAGCAGGAAAGAAGCTCCAAACAGTTTATTTGTCCCGATTAGAGGAGAACGCTTCGATGCGCATGCTTTTATTGAGCAGGCAGTAGCGCAGGGGGCAGTCGCCTCTTTATGGGATAGATCATTACCTATACCGGAAGCTGCTTCTAGTATTGTGCTGTTCTTGGTTGATGATACGCTGGAAGCATTGCAAAGACTAGCTAAAGCACATCGCGAAGCAATTGATCCGATTGTTGTCGGCATCACCGGTTCAAACGGTAAAACGACTACAAAAGATTTAGTTACCAGCGTGTTAAAAGAGAAATATGAAGTGCTGGCGACCAAAGGGAACCTGAATAATCATATAGGATTGCCGCTCACTGTTTTATCTATGCAGCCTTCCTGTGAAGTGCTTGTTTTAGAAATGGGTATGAGTAACTTCGGTGAAATCGAGCTGTTGTCGCATATCGCACAGCCGGATTATGCAATCATCACAAATATCGGGGAGTCGCATATCGAATTCCTTGGATCAAGGGAAGGTATTGCCAAGGCAAAGAGTGAGATTACAGCCGGTTTAGCTGAAGATGGCGTGTTGATCATTGATGGAGATGAGCCTCTGCTTGCATTCCATCATGATAAGAAAACAACAATCACGTGTGGCTTTGAAGATCATAATAAGCAGCAGCTCAAGATTGAGAAGACACTTGATGCAGCCACTGCTTTTTCGGTAAACGGTGAAAATTACACATTTTCTTTGCTTGGCGCGCATAATGTACGGAATGCAGGCTATGCGATCGTACTAGGAAGAGAGCTGGGTGTCAGTCAGCAGCTTATCCAGCAAGCGTTGCATACTCCATCAATGACAGGAATGCGGATGGAGCAGCTTGCCGGGAAGAATGGAAGTAAAATCATCAACGATGCATATAACGCTTCTCCGACATCGATGAAAGCAGCAATTCAGACAGTACAGAGTCTGCCTTTTGCCAGACGTATTCTCGTGCTAGGCGATATCTATGAAATAGGGGATGAATCCAAAAGCTATCATCGGCAGATTGCAGAAGCTATCACCTCCGATACTACGCATGTATTTACGGTCGGTGAGGATTCGGATGAAATTACTGATGCATTAAAAGGTACATCAATTACAGCTGTTCACTTCACAGACAAGGATTCTTTGGCTGAAACAGTCCTGCAATTGCTGCAGCCTGATACAATCGTCCTGCTGAAAGCATCACGGGGTATGAAACTGGAATCCATACTTGACACAATCGCTGTTATGGAAGAGAATTAA
- a CDS encoding acyl-CoA dehydrogenase family protein, whose product MTNKTETTLETIYSLIEEIVDQTIGPSADRLDREKIFPKANMQELADKGLNGILLPEHLGGLDAGYKAFSIVAEKIAAHCPSTGLVYTMHVEAADAIVRFGSKEQQEKWLKPVKAGSFGTTSTSERTSGGRYWINTSRAKRTLQGYELNLEKSFTTSSGFADFYIVQTGSPEASSADDLSYFIIEGTNPGLSYGSWDALGVRGNHSSSLTLGSVQVPKENLLGSEGSGRTIVETSIAYLLGLGSVWTGLAGGIIDIVTVYAKQNHHRDVGKSLGDYQVIRSLLAKAVIQYKGLVAWLEQLRSEVDHQLNNGSGKLSPSTRQDLLSFKIHASDTVNEIAQIAMDITGGYGYKIGKLERFYRDARAGIVMGPSNNLAREILAKQLIGISDDLWGETS is encoded by the coding sequence ATGACCAATAAAACTGAAACTACATTAGAAACCATTTACTCGTTGATAGAAGAAATAGTTGACCAGACAATTGGCCCCTCTGCAGATCGGCTCGACCGGGAGAAAATCTTTCCTAAGGCGAACATGCAGGAACTAGCTGATAAAGGATTGAACGGTATTTTGCTGCCTGAACACTTGGGGGGTCTGGATGCAGGGTACAAAGCATTTTCGATAGTGGCAGAAAAGATTGCTGCACACTGTCCTTCGACTGGTCTTGTTTACACGATGCATGTGGAAGCGGCCGATGCGATAGTCCGATTCGGATCAAAGGAACAGCAGGAGAAGTGGCTAAAACCTGTAAAGGCGGGGAGCTTTGGCACAACCTCGACAAGTGAAAGAACCTCTGGAGGCAGATACTGGATTAACACGAGCCGAGCAAAACGGACGCTTCAAGGATATGAGCTGAATCTTGAAAAATCGTTTACGACAAGCAGCGGATTTGCTGATTTTTATATTGTCCAAACTGGATCACCCGAGGCTTCTTCAGCTGACGATTTGAGTTATTTTATCATCGAAGGAACGAACCCTGGCTTAAGCTATGGAAGCTGGGATGCACTCGGAGTGAGAGGGAATCATAGCTCTTCACTCACGCTCGGCAGTGTGCAAGTGCCGAAAGAAAATTTGCTCGGGAGTGAAGGATCTGGCCGTACAATTGTAGAAACGAGTATTGCTTATTTGCTTGGCCTGGGTTCTGTCTGGACAGGCCTGGCTGGCGGCATTATTGATATAGTAACGGTTTATGCCAAGCAGAATCATCATCGTGATGTTGGAAAAAGTCTTGGCGACTATCAGGTTATCCGCAGTTTGCTTGCTAAAGCCGTGATCCAATATAAAGGGCTTGTAGCCTGGCTGGAGCAGCTTCGAAGCGAGGTTGATCATCAGCTTAACAATGGCTCAGGAAAGCTTAGTCCCTCAACACGGCAGGATTTGCTATCATTTAAAATACATGCTTCGGATACAGTGAATGAGATTGCACAAATCGCCATGGACATTACTGGAGGTTATGGTTATAAAATTGGTAAGCTGGAACGGTTTTACCGTGATGCAAGAGCGGGTATTGTAATGGGGCCTTCCAACAATCTTGCTCGTGAAATTCTTGCAAAGCAGCTTATAGGTATATCAGATGATTTGTGGGGAGAAACCTCTTGA
- the ssuE gene encoding NADPH-dependent FMN reductase, translating into MTDIIILSGSPSKHSRSQLAANYAGKLAEEQGFTVKEISVTDFAPEDLIYARFDSPAIVQAGHAVSGAKGLIIASPVYKAAYTGVLKALLDLLPQDAFKHKPVLPIMTGGSPAHLLAIDYALKPLIANLKGEPLQGVYLCDHHINKENPDQPVADAETGIRINTQANQLVEAIRRNHSISIAK; encoded by the coding sequence TTGACTGACATTATTATTTTATCAGGAAGCCCGTCCAAACATTCCAGATCTCAGCTGGCTGCTAACTATGCAGGTAAACTGGCTGAAGAGCAAGGTTTCACCGTCAAGGAAATCAGCGTTACCGATTTTGCGCCGGAGGATTTGATTTATGCAAGATTCGACAGCCCTGCAATTGTGCAGGCGGGTCATGCTGTCAGCGGCGCGAAAGGATTAATCATTGCATCGCCTGTATATAAAGCAGCATATACAGGCGTGTTGAAAGCATTGCTTGATTTATTGCCTCAAGATGCATTTAAGCACAAACCCGTACTTCCGATCATGACAGGAGGCAGCCCAGCTCATCTGTTAGCGATTGATTATGCGTTAAAGCCCTTGATCGCGAATCTTAAGGGAGAGCCTTTACAGGGAGTATATTTGTGCGATCACCATATCAACAAGGAGAACCCTGATCAACCAGTGGCAGATGCAGAAACAGGTATAAGGATTAACACGCAAGCCAATCAGCTTGTTGAGGCTATTCGCCGAAATCACTCTATCAGTATCGCAAAGTAA
- the murD gene encoding UDP-N-acetylmuramoyl-L-alanine--D-glutamate ligase: MSDFETKFPYQNVLVLGLAKSGFAAASTLLAHGRNVRVSDLNTTNQEELVQILEQKGAQVRLGVQEVELLEDIDVLIKNPGIRYENVIVQTAMERNIPVLTEVELAGLLHKGTLIGITGSNGKTTTTTLAYEMLKESQVSTFVAGNIGTAASEVADRTTEDDRLVLELSSFQLQGIDQFRPNISVMLNIFEAHLDYHHSLENYEQAKANIFRNQDATDYLVYNAEDERLRDIVKNAKATLVPFSGSRKLEDGAWYDDTHVYFKDEPIAALKDILLVGGHQLENILAALAAAKLAGATNEGIQQVLKTFSGVEHRLQYIKHINGRAFYNDSKATNILATSKALSSFDQPTILLAGGLDRGNTFETLVPFMEHVRALIVFGETAEKLRETAYMAGIELIEHAKDVKEAAEIAYRISQSGDVILLSPACASWDQYRTFEERGDMFVEAVHTLE; the protein is encoded by the coding sequence ATGAGTGATTTTGAAACCAAATTCCCATATCAAAACGTGCTTGTACTTGGCTTGGCAAAGAGTGGATTTGCTGCTGCCAGCACATTGCTTGCCCACGGACGCAACGTTCGGGTAAGTGATCTGAATACAACCAATCAAGAAGAACTTGTCCAAATCCTCGAGCAAAAAGGTGCACAAGTGAGGCTTGGTGTGCAAGAAGTAGAACTTTTGGAAGATATTGATGTTTTGATTAAGAATCCAGGAATTCGTTATGAGAATGTGATAGTACAAACAGCAATGGAAAGAAATATTCCAGTACTGACGGAAGTCGAACTTGCTGGTTTGCTTCACAAGGGTACTCTGATTGGTATTACCGGATCAAACGGTAAGACTACAACGACAACACTTGCTTATGAGATGCTCAAAGAGAGCCAGGTAAGTACGTTTGTTGCTGGTAATATCGGTACAGCCGCGTCCGAAGTTGCCGACAGGACGACAGAAGATGACCGGCTTGTTTTGGAGCTTTCATCTTTCCAGCTTCAAGGTATCGATCAGTTCCGTCCGAACATAAGTGTTATGCTGAACATTTTTGAAGCACATTTGGATTATCACCATTCTCTTGAAAATTATGAACAAGCGAAAGCTAATATTTTCCGTAATCAAGATGCAACTGACTATCTTGTTTATAATGCGGAGGATGAGCGGCTTCGTGATATCGTCAAAAATGCGAAAGCAACCCTTGTTCCTTTTTCAGGTTCCAGAAAGCTGGAAGATGGTGCATGGTATGATGATACACATGTGTATTTCAAGGACGAACCGATAGCAGCATTAAAAGATATCCTGCTTGTCGGAGGCCATCAGCTGGAGAATATACTCGCTGCTTTAGCAGCTGCTAAGCTAGCCGGAGCGACTAACGAAGGTATTCAGCAAGTATTGAAGACTTTTTCAGGTGTTGAGCATCGGCTGCAGTATATAAAGCACATTAATGGCCGTGCATTCTATAATGACTCAAAAGCTACCAATATTTTGGCAACCTCAAAAGCATTGTCATCATTCGATCAGCCGACAATCCTGCTTGCAGGAGGCTTGGATCGCGGTAACACGTTTGAGACTCTTGTCCCATTCATGGAACATGTAAGAGCATTGATCGTGTTCGGTGAAACAGCTGAAAAATTGCGAGAGACTGCCTATATGGCCGGGATTGAACTAATTGAACATGCGAAGGATGTCAAAGAGGCAGCTGAAATTGCTTATCGCATCTCTCAGAGCGGCGATGTAATCCTTCTGTCTCCAGCATGTGCAAGCTGGGATCAGTACCGGACATTTGAAGAAAGAGGAGACATGTTTGTAGAAGCGGTGCATACATTAGAGTAG
- a CDS encoding LLM class flavin-dependent oxidoreductase, producing MTNKRIFLNAFDMNCVGHQSPGLWTHPDDQAHRYKDLEYWTELAQLLERGRFDALFLADVLGTYDVFQNSRDGAVRQAAQVPVNDPLLVVPAMAQVTKHLGFGVTASVTYEHPYSFARRVSTLDHLTKGRVGWNIVTSYLESAARNLGLDTQVKHDERYNIAEEYVEVCYKLWEGSWEDDAVVRDTERKVYTDPEKVHDIHHNGTYYTVPGAHLSEPSPQRTPVLFQAGSSSKGRSFAAKHAECVFISTPTVTVTKSYVDKLREEAKRQGRDPEEIKVMSLFTPIVAETEEAAQEKLAEYRSHASYEGGLVLLGGWTGIDFSEYDPDEELRFVENEAIHSAVETFTKIDPNKKWTVREVAEFVGVGGIGPVVAGTPVQVADAMEEWIEQTGVDGFNIAYAVTPGTFKDLADYVVPILQERGRIRKDYEGDTLRENLSGNKRLPVHHPARQIGRAVQEQGKQTV from the coding sequence ATGACAAACAAACGGATCTTTTTGAACGCTTTTGATATGAATTGCGTTGGACATCAATCACCTGGGTTATGGACACATCCCGATGATCAGGCACATCGTTACAAGGACTTGGAGTATTGGACAGAGCTTGCGCAGCTATTGGAGCGTGGGCGGTTTGATGCGTTGTTTTTAGCAGATGTACTTGGAACATATGATGTGTTTCAAAACTCCCGGGATGGAGCAGTCCGTCAAGCAGCACAAGTGCCGGTAAATGATCCGCTGCTTGTCGTGCCGGCGATGGCCCAAGTCACAAAGCATCTGGGTTTTGGTGTCACGGCATCTGTTACGTATGAGCACCCATACAGCTTTGCGCGTCGTGTATCTACTCTGGATCATTTGACGAAAGGCCGTGTCGGCTGGAATATTGTTACCTCCTATTTAGAAAGTGCAGCTAGAAACCTTGGTTTGGATACGCAAGTCAAACATGACGAGCGTTATAACATTGCAGAGGAATACGTAGAAGTCTGCTATAAGCTTTGGGAGGGTAGTTGGGAAGACGATGCAGTTGTTCGTGATACAGAGAGAAAAGTGTACACTGACCCAGAAAAGGTGCATGATATTCACCACAATGGTACCTATTATACTGTGCCGGGAGCACATCTGTCCGAACCTTCTCCACAGCGGACGCCAGTGCTTTTCCAGGCGGGATCATCGTCTAAGGGCCGATCATTTGCTGCTAAGCATGCCGAATGTGTCTTTATAAGCACCCCCACAGTTACTGTGACAAAAAGCTATGTAGACAAGCTGCGAGAAGAAGCGAAGCGCCAAGGACGTGACCCCGAAGAGATAAAAGTGATGAGTCTCTTTACTCCGATAGTGGCCGAAACAGAAGAAGCTGCACAGGAAAAACTGGCAGAATATCGAAGTCATGCAAGCTATGAAGGAGGTCTGGTACTGCTGGGTGGATGGACCGGCATTGATTTTTCCGAATATGATCCGGACGAAGAGCTTCGTTTTGTTGAGAATGAAGCGATCCATTCAGCCGTGGAGACGTTCACGAAGATTGATCCGAATAAAAAATGGACTGTCCGTGAAGTGGCCGAATTTGTAGGGGTAGGAGGAATTGGTCCGGTAGTCGCCGGAACACCGGTCCAAGTGGCCGATGCAATGGAAGAGTGGATTGAACAGACTGGCGTCGATGGGTTTAATATAGCATACGCAGTGACTCCTGGAACCTTTAAAGATCTTGCTGATTATGTGGTGCCGATTTTGCAGGAGCGGGGCAGAATCAGAAAGGATTATGAAGGCGATACATTACGCGAGAATTTAAGCGGAAATAAGAGACTGCCAGTTCATCATCCAGCACGTCAGATCGGGCGGGCAGTTCAAGAACAAGGAAAGCAAACGGTGTAA
- the spoVE gene encoding stage V sporulation protein E: MRKSNLPKTDWLLLFSIGGLLTIGIIMVYSASAVWAEYKFDDSFFFAKRQLLFAGVGLGAMLVISRLHYEIWRKYAKVLLLICFILLIAVLIPGVGLVRGGARSWIGVGAFSIQPSEFTKLGLIIYLAVYLSAKQKYITSLKQGFLPSLLLVFTAFGMIMLQPDLGTGVVLVLTCMVMILVSGARISHFVGLGILGLGAFAALILSAPYRIQRITAFLDPWEDPLGEGFQIIQSLYAIGPGGLMGLGLGNSLQKFFYLPEPQTDFIFAILAEELGFIGGAGVMLLFLLFLWRGIQVALRAPDGFSSLLALGITGMIAIQCMINISVVIGLIPVTGITLPFLSYGGSSLTLTLSSVGILLNVSRYSKL, from the coding sequence TTGCGTAAATCTAATCTCCCGAAGACGGACTGGCTATTGCTCTTCTCTATCGGAGGCCTGCTGACAATCGGTATCATCATGGTGTATAGTGCTTCTGCTGTATGGGCGGAATATAAATTTGACGATAGCTTCTTTTTTGCCAAGCGGCAGCTATTGTTCGCCGGTGTTGGATTAGGGGCTATGCTGGTCATTTCCAGATTGCATTATGAGATTTGGCGGAAATATGCGAAGGTTTTACTGTTGATTTGCTTTATTTTGCTTATTGCCGTCTTGATTCCCGGAGTCGGATTGGTCCGTGGTGGTGCAAGAAGCTGGATCGGGGTAGGGGCCTTCAGTATCCAGCCTTCTGAATTCACAAAGCTGGGCTTGATCATCTATTTAGCTGTTTATCTTTCAGCCAAGCAGAAATATATAACTTCCTTGAAGCAAGGATTTCTGCCTTCACTCTTGCTCGTTTTTACAGCTTTCGGAATGATTATGCTCCAGCCGGATCTTGGAACAGGTGTTGTTCTAGTTCTTACTTGTATGGTGATGATTTTAGTTAGCGGAGCCAGAATCTCCCACTTCGTCGGTCTCGGTATTTTAGGACTAGGTGCTTTCGCAGCGCTCATTTTGTCTGCGCCATATCGTATACAGCGCATTACCGCTTTCCTTGATCCTTGGGAGGATCCATTAGGGGAAGGATTCCAGATAATCCAATCTCTTTATGCAATCGGTCCAGGTGGATTGATGGGGCTCGGCTTAGGCAACAGTCTTCAAAAATTCTTCTATCTTCCGGAGCCGCAGACGGATTTCATTTTTGCCATTCTGGCAGAAGAGCTTGGCTTCATCGGAGGTGCTGGCGTTATGCTTCTCTTCCTGCTGTTTCTGTGGCGAGGCATTCAAGTAGCTCTTCGCGCGCCTGATGGCTTTAGCAGTCTGCTGGCATTAGGCATCACTGGTATGATAGCTATCCAATGTATGATTAATATCAGTGTTGTAATAGGTTTGATTCCGGTTACTGGTATTACACTGCCGTTTTTAAGCTATGGAGGATCATCGCTTACACTTACGCTGAGCTCTGTTGGTATCCTTCTGAATGTCAGCAGGTATAGCAAACTCTGA
- a CDS encoding cell division protein FtsQ/DivIB codes for MSEKKKIVSIEDRIPKLKQARKKKANRRLIFYLSIFFVLIFIIVYLQSPLSNIHRLEVEGNDFLPKDTIIQSSGLTTSDNMWRIDKDEAIKRIEENEEVEKVSISRGFPATVTIKVTELGRVGYLQQDGSYRALLTNGSISEKKWEQPKSDAPTLYGFSDDKYLKEMAEELGELPASITGLISEIHYKPSEDNQFIIQLFMNDGREVQGTIRTFATNMEAYPSIAAQLDPEVDGVLHMGVGTYFEPAEKEKEDNEQEEGR; via the coding sequence ATGAGCGAAAAAAAGAAAATTGTTTCCATCGAGGACCGTATCCCAAAATTAAAACAAGCGAGAAAGAAAAAGGCGAATAGACGACTTATATTCTACTTGTCTATTTTCTTCGTACTTATCTTCATCATTGTGTACCTGCAATCGCCATTAAGCAATATTCACCGCCTTGAAGTGGAAGGAAATGATTTTCTGCCTAAAGATACTATTATTCAAAGCAGCGGCCTGACTACTTCAGATAATATGTGGCGCATTGATAAGGATGAAGCAATAAAACGGATAGAAGAAAATGAAGAAGTTGAAAAGGTATCAATAAGCAGAGGCTTCCCAGCCACTGTCACAATCAAAGTGACAGAGCTTGGCAGAGTAGGATATCTGCAGCAGGATGGCAGTTATCGCGCACTGCTGACCAATGGCAGTATCTCTGAAAAGAAATGGGAGCAGCCAAAATCCGATGCCCCGACACTCTATGGTTTTTCTGATGATAAGTATCTTAAAGAGATGGCAGAGGAACTTGGCGAATTGCCAGCTTCTATTACCGGTCTCATATCCGAGATACATTACAAGCCATCAGAAGACAATCAATTCATCATTCAGCTTTTCATGAATGACGGCAGGGAAGTGCAAGGAACAATCCGCACTTTTGCTACGAACATGGAGGCATATCCTAGCATTGCTGCTCAGCTTGATCCAGAAGTCGATGGCGTACTCCATATGGGAGTAGGGACCTATTTCGAGCCTGCTGAGAAGGAAAAAGAAGATAACGAGCAAGAAGAAGGCCGATAA
- the mraY gene encoding phospho-N-acetylmuramoyl-pentapeptide-transferase translates to MNVALLLVTIAVAFIVTVLISPIIIPFLRRLKFGQSIREEGPKSHMKKSGTPTMGGVMIMISIVVSTWIMHAIGNIHISLETWLLLFVLIGYGLLGFLDDYIKVAMKRNLGLTSKQKMIGQIIIAIVFYALLRFNDFGTYIQIPGTSIQWDLGWGYFFLILVMLVGASNAVNLTDGLDGLLAGTAAIAFGAFAVVAYYDVQQTQITVFSLAVVGALLGFLVFNAHPAKVFMGDTGSLGLGGAIAAVAILTKMEILLIVIGGVFVIETLSVMIQVISFKTTGKRVFKMSPLHHHYELSGWSEWRVVTTFWAVGLLFAVIGVYMKVGL, encoded by the coding sequence ATGAACGTGGCACTATTACTTGTGACAATTGCAGTAGCATTCATCGTCACCGTCCTTATTTCTCCAATAATCATACCATTTCTACGTAGGTTGAAATTTGGTCAGAGTATTCGTGAGGAAGGACCAAAATCCCATATGAAAAAGTCGGGTACACCGACAATGGGCGGCGTGATGATCATGATCAGCATTGTCGTATCTACATGGATCATGCATGCAATAGGCAATATCCATATTAGCCTGGAAACGTGGCTGCTATTATTCGTATTGATCGGATACGGCTTGCTCGGATTCCTGGATGACTACATCAAAGTAGCAATGAAACGAAACCTTGGATTAACATCCAAGCAGAAAATGATTGGTCAGATCATAATCGCTATCGTTTTTTACGCACTGCTTCGATTTAATGATTTCGGTACGTACATACAGATTCCGGGAACATCGATTCAGTGGGACCTCGGATGGGGTTATTTCTTCTTGATTCTTGTTATGCTTGTCGGCGCATCCAATGCCGTCAATTTGACTGACGGACTGGATGGTCTCTTGGCAGGTACTGCTGCGATTGCGTTCGGAGCATTCGCTGTGGTGGCGTACTATGACGTCCAACAAACACAAATTACTGTATTCTCTTTGGCAGTAGTCGGGGCTTTGCTAGGATTCCTTGTATTCAATGCGCATCCTGCGAAGGTATTTATGGGAGACACCGGATCACTGGGACTTGGCGGCGCAATTGCAGCTGTTGCCATACTCACTAAAATGGAGATTCTGCTGATTGTCATCGGCGGTGTCTTCGTTATCGAGACACTTTCCGTAATGATCCAGGTCATTTCCTTCAAGACGACTGGAAAACGGGTATTCAAGATGAGCCCGCTTCACCATCACTATGAACTGTCCGGTTGGTCGGAATGGCGTGTAGTAACGACATTTTGGGCTGTAGGACTATTATTCGCTGTCATCGGTGTCTACATGAAGGTGGGATTATGA
- a CDS encoding MFS transporter, translating to MKATKTLFGIPVQVIGGLLAILLFMTGDGIEQAFLSKYVVDIGFTTNQSAIMFSAYGIVLTLASWLAGVLGEVIGPRKTMLIGLVTWVVFEIGFLYLGLYMESFSMMVLMYGLRGFGYPLFAFAFIVWIAYRTEKQKLATAMGWFFFMFAGGIGFLGSYYPSILLPYIGEMATLWSSLIWIILGGILGVALVDDKDRQGVRIQDQSRGNKWAEALKGITILWESPRVAAGGLLRTINTAGWYGFVVVMPGFFTSFLDISTSQWLQLWAIQSISNMAAGVLFGMIGDRIGWVKVVRWFGCVGAAVCSLLYYYIPAAFGANIPLLVLNAVLFGAAIAAFVPLSAILPTLAPANRGAAISVLNLGAGASQFLGPVLVGVLNNYLGIIGVVWGFAILYALSFLLTPFLIPASKAQIHASEELAVR from the coding sequence ATGAAAGCAACGAAAACGTTGTTCGGTATACCAGTTCAAGTCATTGGCGGTTTGCTTGCGATTTTGTTATTCATGACTGGGGATGGCATCGAACAGGCATTCCTGTCTAAGTATGTCGTCGACATTGGCTTCACTACCAATCAGTCAGCTATTATGTTCAGTGCTTATGGGATTGTGCTTACACTGGCTTCCTGGCTGGCTGGTGTTCTAGGAGAAGTCATCGGACCTCGAAAAACGATGCTGATTGGGCTTGTGACGTGGGTTGTTTTTGAAATCGGCTTTCTGTATCTGGGGCTTTACATGGAAAGCTTTTCAATGATGGTGCTTATGTACGGATTGCGCGGTTTTGGCTACCCGCTGTTTGCTTTTGCTTTTATTGTCTGGATTGCCTACCGTACGGAAAAGCAAAAGCTTGCAACAGCAATGGGATGGTTCTTCTTTATGTTTGCTGGGGGAATTGGTTTTCTTGGCTCCTATTATCCGAGTATTTTACTGCCATACATCGGTGAAATGGCCACATTGTGGAGCTCGCTTATTTGGATTATCCTTGGTGGAATTTTAGGTGTCGCACTAGTAGATGACAAAGATCGCCAGGGAGTCAGGATTCAGGATCAAAGCCGGGGAAATAAATGGGCAGAGGCACTTAAAGGAATCACGATTCTTTGGGAGAGCCCTCGCGTTGCTGCTGGAGGTCTGCTTCGGACAATCAATACAGCAGGATGGTATGGTTTCGTAGTTGTGATGCCTGGATTTTTCACGAGTTTCCTGGATATTTCGACGAGTCAGTGGCTCCAGCTTTGGGCAATTCAGTCCATCAGCAATATGGCGGCTGGGGTGTTGTTTGGAATGATAGGTGACCGAATCGGCTGGGTCAAGGTAGTCCGTTGGTTTGGCTGTGTGGGAGCAGCTGTTTGTTCTTTGCTTTACTACTATATCCCGGCAGCATTCGGAGCAAATATCCCGCTGCTTGTGCTGAACGCGGTTCTTTTCGGTGCTGCAATAGCAGCTTTTGTTCCGCTGTCTGCTATATTGCCGACGCTTGCTCCAGCCAACCGCGGTGCAGCGATCTCGGTACTTAATTTAGGTGCTGGAGCCAGTCAGTTTCTGGGACCGGTGCTTGTCGGAGTACTGAATAACTACTTAGGAATCATCGGTGTGGTATGGGGATTTGCCATTTTATATGCACTTAGTTTTCTGTTAACACCATTTCTAATCCCTGCTTCGAAAGCACAAATACATGCCTCAGAAGAGCTTGCTGTCAGATAA